From a region of the Terriglobia bacterium genome:
- a CDS encoding sulfurtransferase — protein sequence MALPELKQLVDEAKRNIKEIDVNELKRMQKSGDEFILIDVRDHPEVANGMIPGAKHLTRGMLEVNIDQITADKNKKIVLYCGGGTRSALSADNLKKMGFNNVISLAGGWKAWKESGA from the coding sequence ATGGCGCTGCCCGAACTGAAGCAACTGGTGGACGAAGCCAAGAGGAACATCAAGGAGATCGACGTCAACGAGCTGAAGCGCATGCAGAAGTCGGGTGACGAGTTCATCCTGATCGACGTGCGCGACCACCCCGAGGTGGCCAACGGCATGATCCCCGGCGCCAAGCACCTCACGCGGGGGATGCTGGAGGTCAACATCGATCAGATCACGGCCGACAAGAACAAGAAGATCGTCCTGTACTGCGGCGGCGGGACGCGGTCGGCCCTTTCTGCCGACAATCTCAAGAAGATGGGCTTTAATAACGTGATCTCGCTGGCCGGCGGCTGGAAGGCCTGGAAAGAGAGTGGCGCGTAG
- the bshB1 gene encoding bacillithiol biosynthesis deacetylase BshB1, whose product MTRSLHDVLARPLDVLVIAAHRDDAEQTCGGTLLKMAQLGHRTGILDLTQGELGTRGTAEERAREAAEAARILKVSWRQALDIPDGRVENTWENRLKVARVIRQTRPRVVILPYWQGRHPDHYTCSTLGYEACFLAGLTKLDIDEPLKGHGFSRAERTPGKKAASAAEGPHRPFKIVYATLYFDVRPTFVVDITDQFESRMQSIFAYKSQYLDQEAGKGDFPPQQEIRSRVESMARFYGLMAGVKYAEPFLQKEVGLVDNLALIPVKSV is encoded by the coding sequence ATGACTCGTTCTCTCCATGACGTACTGGCCCGACCGCTCGACGTGCTCGTCATCGCTGCGCACCGCGACGACGCCGAGCAGACCTGCGGCGGCACGCTGCTTAAAATGGCGCAACTGGGCCATCGCACCGGGATCCTCGACCTGACGCAGGGAGAACTGGGCACTCGCGGCACTGCCGAAGAACGCGCCCGCGAAGCCGCCGAGGCGGCTAGGATCCTCAAGGTGAGCTGGCGTCAGGCCCTCGACATCCCCGACGGTCGCGTCGAGAACACTTGGGAGAACCGTTTGAAAGTGGCCCGCGTCATCCGCCAAACCCGTCCGCGCGTGGTCATCCTTCCCTACTGGCAGGGCCGCCACCCCGACCACTACACCTGCTCCACCCTCGGATACGAAGCGTGCTTCCTCGCCGGCCTTACCAAGCTAGATATTGACGAGCCCCTGAAGGGGCACGGCTTCAGCCGTGCCGAAAGAACTCCAGGAAAGAAAGCGGCTTCAGCCGCTGAGGGCCCGCATCGTCCTTTCAAAATCGTTTATGCGACCCTCTACTTCGATGTCCGCCCCACCTTCGTCGTGGACATCACCGACCAGTTCGAATCCCGCATGCAGTCCATCTTCGCCTACAAGTCGCAGTACCTGGACCAGGAGGCGGGCAAGGGCGACTTCCCGCCGCAGCAGGAGATCCGCAGCCGCGTCGAGTCCATGGCGCGCTTCTACGGCCTGATGGCAGGAGTGAAATATGCGGAGCCATTCTTGCAGAAGGAAGTCGGCCTCGTGGACAACCTCGCGTTAATCCCGGTAAAGTCGGTCTAG
- the hpt gene encoding hypoxanthine phosphoribosyltransferase, which translates to MPLPQLQVLFTREQIARRVAEMGEQITRDFSGESVVLLGVLKGASIFLSDLARAIHLDATFDFLGVSSYNNGTHHSGEVRLTKDVDESMEDRNVLLVEDILDTGLTMTYLSKVLLAHQPRALRTVALLDKPARRIKPVRADYVGFEIPDEFVVGYGMDHAERYRNLPDICILPNHVL; encoded by the coding sequence ATGCCGCTGCCGCAGTTACAGGTCCTGTTCACGCGCGAGCAGATCGCGCGCCGGGTCGCCGAGATGGGCGAGCAGATCACGCGGGATTTTTCCGGCGAATCGGTCGTGCTGCTCGGCGTGCTGAAGGGCGCGTCCATATTCTTGAGCGACCTGGCACGCGCCATCCACCTCGACGCCACCTTCGATTTCCTCGGAGTCTCAAGCTACAACAACGGGACCCATCACAGCGGCGAGGTCCGCCTGACCAAGGACGTGGACGAGTCCATGGAAGATCGCAACGTCCTGCTGGTCGAGGACATCCTCGACACCGGCCTGACCATGACCTACCTGAGCAAGGTCCTGCTGGCGCACCAGCCACGGGCGCTGCGCACAGTGGCGCTGCTGGACAAGCCCGCGCGCCGCATCAAGCCCGTGCGCGCCGATTATGTCGGCTTCGAGATCCCGGACGAGTTCGTCGTGGGGTACGGCATGGACCACGCCGAGCGCTACCGCAATCTCCCCGACATCTGCATCCTCCCCAACCACGTACTCTAA
- a CDS encoding GAF domain-containing protein, with product MTPTANPAVAARSRPEPISSVKLDQFLLEVADVVNTTLDLDTLLKRVAELVRRVIDYEIFAILLVNEKTQELRSRFQIGHPPEVAERLRVKIGQGVTGQAALRREAVLVNDVAADRDYIACIAGVKAELAIPLIIKNRCIGVLDINARQRNYFTDEHARLLTVIASRIAIAIENARLYTRVARQAQSLKLLNEISRELTSILNLDQLLKRIGDLLNRIIDYQMFSILLLDNSGQILQHRFSVRFNESVQIKHDIPLGRGLVGYAAQKKEPVLVPDVSKDPRYIKANPETRSELCVPLIYMDKVIGVLDLEHTKRGYFTDDHMRTITTLAAQVAIAVENARLYEQVTKQEQRLERDLSMARQIQFRLLPQCCPTMGNAELAAKFVPAQAIGGDMYDFLEYSSHSTAIAIGDVSGKGAPAALYAALVSGMLRSNAGMEPSPAEMLSMINLALAERAVDAQFVSMIYAVWEDDDGIMRIANSGLPRPIYCHRGQAEAVECTGLPLGLFADAEHDEVTIRPDSGDVFLFFSDGITDALSSDGDLFGRQRVEEIVQANCERSADEIVTAIFKAVAEHAAGLDPFDDQTIVAIKIKPSKPEVSKSTKPGKKK from the coding sequence ATGACTCCCACGGCCAATCCCGCAGTCGCCGCGCGCTCGCGGCCCGAGCCGATCTCCTCGGTCAAACTCGACCAGTTCCTGCTCGAGGTCGCTGACGTGGTCAACACCACCCTCGACCTCGACACCCTGCTCAAACGTGTGGCCGAGCTCGTGCGGCGGGTCATAGATTACGAGATCTTCGCCATCTTGTTGGTCAACGAGAAGACCCAGGAGCTGCGCAGCCGCTTCCAGATCGGACATCCCCCGGAGGTCGCCGAGCGCCTGCGGGTGAAGATCGGCCAGGGCGTCACCGGCCAGGCGGCGTTGCGCCGCGAAGCCGTCCTGGTCAACGACGTCGCCGCGGACCGCGATTACATCGCCTGCATCGCCGGAGTGAAGGCCGAGCTGGCTATTCCACTCATCATCAAGAACCGCTGCATCGGCGTACTCGACATCAACGCCCGCCAGCGCAATTACTTCACCGACGAGCATGCGCGGCTGCTGACGGTGATCGCCTCTCGCATTGCCATCGCCATCGAGAACGCACGCCTGTACACGCGCGTCGCCCGCCAGGCGCAGAGCCTGAAACTCCTGAACGAGATCAGCCGTGAGCTGACCTCCATCCTGAATCTCGACCAGCTCCTCAAGCGCATCGGCGATCTGCTGAACCGGATCATCGACTACCAGATGTTCAGCATCCTGCTGCTCGACAACTCCGGGCAGATCCTGCAACATCGCTTCTCCGTGCGCTTCAACGAGAGCGTCCAGATCAAGCACGACATTCCGCTCGGGCGCGGCCTGGTCGGTTATGCCGCCCAGAAAAAAGAGCCCGTGCTCGTTCCCGACGTCAGCAAAGACCCGCGCTATATCAAGGCAAATCCAGAGACCAGGTCTGAGCTCTGCGTTCCGCTCATCTACATGGACAAGGTGATCGGCGTCCTCGACCTCGAGCACACCAAGCGTGGGTACTTTACCGACGACCACATGCGGACCATCACCACGCTGGCCGCGCAGGTGGCCATCGCCGTCGAGAACGCGCGGCTTTACGAGCAGGTGACGAAGCAGGAGCAGCGCCTGGAGCGCGACCTTAGCATGGCGCGCCAGATCCAGTTCCGCCTGCTGCCCCAGTGCTGTCCGACCATGGGCAACGCCGAGTTGGCCGCCAAGTTCGTTCCCGCCCAGGCCATCGGCGGAGACATGTACGACTTCCTCGAGTACTCGTCGCACTCCACCGCCATCGCCATCGGCGACGTGAGTGGAAAAGGCGCTCCGGCAGCGCTCTACGCCGCGCTGGTCAGCGGCATGCTGCGCTCCAACGCGGGCATGGAGCCATCGCCCGCCGAGATGCTCTCCATGATCAACCTTGCGCTCGCCGAGCGCGCCGTGGATGCCCAGTTCGTCTCCATGATCTACGCCGTGTGGGAGGATGACGATGGCATCATGCGCATCGCCAACTCCGGCCTGCCACGGCCGATATACTGCCACCGCGGCCAGGCCGAAGCCGTGGAATGCACCGGCCTCCCGCTCGGCTTGTTCGCCGATGCGGAGCATGACGAGGTCACCATCCGCCCCGACTCCGGAGACGTCTTCCTCTTCTTCTCCGACGGCATCACGGACGCGCTCAGCAGTGACGGCGACTTGTTCGGCCGCCAGCGCGTGGAAGAGATCGTCCAGGCCAACTGCGAGCGCAGCGCCGACGAGATCGTGACCGCCATCTTCAAGGCCGTCGCAGAGCACGCCGCAGGCCTCGACCCCTTCGACGATCAGACTATCGTCGCCATCAAGATCAAACCGTCGAAGCCTGAGGTTTCGAAAAGTACGAAGCCGGGCAAAAAGAAATAA
- the kdpF gene encoding K(+)-transporting ATPase subunit F codes for MSTESVIVLAVSALLMVYLRYALLRPERF; via the coding sequence ATGAGTACGGAATCCGTGATCGTGCTCGCAGTCAGCGCTCTGCTGATGGTTTATCTCCGCTATGCGCTGCTGCGCCCGGAGAGGTTCTGA
- the deoC gene encoding deoxyribose-phosphate aldolase: protein MATTQVPQTRSLTWQEAARVIDSTLLRADTSRAQVVHLCEEAAHFGFASVFVHPSYVALAVSILHNTPVKVGTPVGFPLGAALTTVKRFETREALRLGADEIDMVMNIGALKSGNRGVAHADIAGVVDIAHDAGAIVKVILETALLTIEEKLAACEVAVAARADFVKTSTGYANGGATADDVALMRGVVGSRAGVKAAGGIRTASDVARMLAAGADRIGTSTAASIMGELSAPAFK from the coding sequence ATGGCCACCACGCAAGTTCCCCAGACCCGGTCCCTGACGTGGCAGGAGGCGGCCCGCGTCATCGACAGCACCCTGCTCCGCGCCGATACCAGCCGCGCCCAGGTCGTGCATCTCTGTGAAGAAGCTGCCCACTTCGGATTCGCCAGCGTATTTGTCCATCCTTCCTATGTCGCTCTCGCGGTCTCCATCCTGCACAACACTCCCGTGAAGGTGGGGACGCCGGTCGGCTTCCCTCTCGGAGCGGCCCTCACCACGGTCAAACGCTTCGAGACCCGGGAAGCCCTGCGCCTGGGCGCCGACGAGATCGACATGGTGATGAACATCGGCGCTCTGAAGTCCGGAAACCGCGGCGTGGCGCACGCCGACATCGCCGGCGTGGTGGACATCGCCCATGACGCGGGAGCGATCGTAAAGGTGATCCTGGAGACGGCGTTGCTCACGATCGAGGAGAAGCTCGCCGCTTGCGAGGTAGCGGTCGCCGCGCGCGCCGATTTTGTGAAGACCTCGACCGGATACGCCAATGGCGGCGCCACTGCGGACGACGTTGCGCTGATGCGGGGCGTCGTGGGATCGCGCGCCGGAGTGAAGGCCGCGGGCGGTATCCGTACCGCCTCCGATGTCGCCCGGATGCTGGCCGCCGGCGCCGACCGCATCGGCACCAGCACGGCCGCGAGCATCATGGGCGAACTCTCCGCTCCCGCCTTCAAATAG
- a CDS encoding O-methyltransferase → MNASTKPYWAMGGITNEAVEAYLYGMLPERDEVQAEQEKQAEKRHIPIVGPAVGRMFFQLARMIGARTVFEMGSAIGYSTIWWARALGEGGRVVYTDGNPKNAEEAKGYFKRAGVMDKVDVRVGDALEILSEQKSESYDIIFNDVDKEDYPRVFKMAVPRLRRCGLFVTDNVLWSGRVAKGNPDKDTKAILEFNKLLYGSKELFTTVLPLRDGVAVALKL, encoded by the coding sequence GTGAACGCGAGCACGAAGCCGTACTGGGCGATGGGTGGGATCACGAACGAGGCGGTGGAGGCTTATCTCTACGGCATGCTGCCGGAGCGCGACGAAGTACAGGCCGAGCAGGAGAAGCAGGCGGAGAAGCGGCACATTCCCATCGTCGGTCCGGCGGTGGGCAGGATGTTCTTCCAACTGGCGCGCATGATCGGCGCCCGCACCGTTTTCGAGATGGGCTCGGCCATCGGGTACTCCACCATCTGGTGGGCACGGGCCCTGGGCGAGGGCGGGCGCGTCGTCTACACCGACGGCAATCCGAAGAACGCAGAAGAAGCCAAGGGGTACTTCAAGCGCGCCGGCGTGATGGACAAGGTGGACGTGCGGGTCGGCGATGCACTTGAGATCCTGTCGGAGCAGAAGAGCGAGTCGTACGACATTATCTTCAACGATGTGGACAAGGAAGACTATCCGCGCGTCTTCAAGATGGCGGTGCCGCGCCTGCGCCGCTGCGGACTGTTCGTGACCGACAATGTACTGTGGAGCGGCAGGGTGGCCAAGGGCAATCCGGATAAAGACACGAAGGCCATCCTCGAATTCAACAAGCTGCTCTACGGTTCGAAGGAACTATTCACCACCGTGCTGCCGCTGCGCGACGGGGTGGCGGTGGCGCTGAAACTCTAG
- a CDS encoding AMP-binding protein, with translation MRPKPRTELHGDPHGRFVHDLVLEACRRFSEKTALVDASLPEPRRISYAEYGETVERIARNLVAGGVRPGDVVAIYLPNSWEFCVSYHAVTLAGAVPTPLNPSYREREVRYQLENSAAAVLLTDAPVLQQTNLSGLPALRRVYMTRQVAGAASAFTELLRPTTTGISSSPDSPTHALAALPFSSGTTGLPKGVMLSHSNLVTNVYQTIPAARISTGDVTLGFLPLYHIYGLNVVLNPVLTVGGKLVLLPRFDLDRAMGLIPHEGVTWVPMVPPVMNALCVAAEQGRFPREHRVRRVQSGAAPLAPELARRFTSLTGIPVTQGYGMTEASPVTHIGTMEPYRPDSIGIPVALTDCRLMRDDTTEAAPGEPGELVMRGPQFMLGYWNNAEATAAVLRDGWY, from the coding sequence ATGCGCCCCAAGCCTCGTACGGAGCTTCACGGTGATCCCCATGGCCGGTTCGTCCACGATCTGGTGCTTGAGGCTTGCCGCCGCTTTTCCGAGAAAACTGCGCTCGTCGACGCCTCCCTCCCCGAACCGCGCAGGATCTCGTATGCCGAGTACGGCGAGACGGTCGAGCGCATCGCGCGCAACCTGGTCGCGGGCGGGGTCCGTCCCGGCGACGTCGTTGCCATCTACCTGCCCAACTCCTGGGAATTCTGCGTCAGCTACCACGCCGTGACCCTCGCGGGCGCGGTCCCGACGCCGCTCAATCCCAGCTACCGCGAACGAGAGGTCCGCTATCAGCTCGAGAATTCCGCCGCCGCCGTGCTCCTGACCGACGCGCCCGTTCTTCAGCAAACGAACCTCTCGGGCCTGCCCGCACTGCGCCGGGTATACATGACGCGCCAGGTAGCCGGCGCGGCCAGTGCCTTTACCGAGCTCCTGCGGCCGACTACCACGGGTATCTCCTCTTCTCCCGACTCGCCGACGCACGCGCTCGCCGCCCTCCCCTTTTCCAGCGGCACCACCGGCCTTCCCAAGGGCGTCATGCTCTCGCACTCCAACCTGGTGACCAACGTCTATCAGACCATTCCCGCCGCCCGCATCTCGACCGGCGATGTGACGCTAGGTTTCTTGCCGCTCTATCACATCTACGGGCTGAACGTGGTGCTCAATCCCGTGCTCACCGTCGGCGGCAAACTCGTCCTGCTTCCGAGATTCGACCTCGACCGCGCCATGGGTCTGATCCCGCACGAAGGCGTCACCTGGGTCCCCATGGTCCCGCCGGTGATGAACGCCCTCTGCGTCGCCGCCGAGCAGGGCCGCTTTCCCCGCGAGCATCGCGTTCGGCGCGTTCAGAGCGGCGCCGCGCCGCTCGCCCCGGAACTGGCCCGCCGTTTCACCTCCCTGACCGGCATTCCCGTGACGCAAGGCTATGGCATGACCGAGGCCTCGCCGGTCACTCACATCGGCACCATGGAACCGTACCGCCCGGACTCCATCGGCATCCCGGTGGCGCTGACCGATTGCCGCCTCATGCGCGACGACACCACCGAGGCCGCTCCCGGCGAGCCCGGCGAACTCGTCATGCGGGGCCCGCAATTCATGCTCGGCTACTGGAACAATGCGGAGGCGACCGCCGCCGTCCTGCGTGACGGCTGGTACTAG
- a CDS encoding NAD(+)/NADH kinase produces the protein MKTAAIISKPSEQANRVAPQVAQWLAQRGYTVYVDRETAPHAPGYEVVEREKLSEKKPEFVIVLGGDGTMLAAARAVAQAGIPIMGVNLGSLGFLTEVPVEELYPTLEALVENRCDVEPRSMVHCHLMRGSERVVHYDAMNDVVVAKSAIARIVEFEVTVDGQLVTNYKADGIIVSTPTGSTAYSLAAGGPIVSPGVSAFVITPISPHSLTNRPLVVRDDREIVVLVKSVGEEAFLSIDGQIGEPVLDGDRITCKKSARNVRLLKLGKRSFFDVLRTKLSWGQR, from the coding sequence ATGAAAACAGCCGCCATCATCTCCAAGCCGTCGGAACAGGCGAACCGGGTCGCGCCCCAGGTGGCGCAGTGGCTGGCCCAGCGCGGCTACACCGTCTACGTGGACCGCGAAACCGCGCCCCACGCGCCCGGCTACGAGGTGGTAGAGCGCGAGAAGCTCTCCGAAAAGAAGCCGGAGTTCGTGATCGTGCTGGGCGGCGACGGCACCATGCTGGCGGCGGCGCGCGCGGTGGCCCAGGCCGGCATCCCCATCATGGGCGTGAACCTGGGCTCGCTCGGCTTCCTGACCGAGGTGCCGGTCGAAGAGCTCTACCCGACGCTGGAGGCCCTGGTCGAGAACCGCTGCGACGTCGAGCCGCGCTCCATGGTGCACTGCCACCTGATGCGGGGCAGCGAGCGCGTGGTGCACTACGACGCCATGAACGACGTGGTCGTGGCCAAGAGCGCCATCGCCCGCATCGTCGAATTCGAAGTCACGGTGGACGGGCAACTGGTCACCAACTACAAAGCCGACGGCATCATCGTCTCCACCCCGACTGGATCGACGGCATACTCGCTGGCCGCAGGCGGACCGATCGTTTCGCCTGGCGTGAGTGCGTTCGTCATCACGCCGATCTCGCCGCATTCGTTGACCAACCGGCCGCTGGTGGTGCGCGACGACCGCGAGATCGTCGTCCTGGTGAAGAGCGTGGGCGAGGAGGCGTTCCTGTCCATCGACGGCCAGATCGGCGAGCCGGTGCTGGATGGCGACCGCATCACCTGCAAGAAGTCCGCCCGAAACGTCCGCCTGCTGAAGCTGGGCAAGCGCAGCTTCTTCGACGTGCTGCGCACCAAGCTGAGCTGGGGACAGAGATAA
- a CDS encoding metal-dependent hydrolase has product MKLNGVKLTWLGHSTFKVETPSGDTVLIDPWVMGNPMCPPRSKKFQKIDTMLCTHGHFDHIGDAVELAKQHDPTVVGIFELCTWMQKKGVQKISPMNKGGSQTVSNMRITMVHADHSCGILDGDQIIYGGEACGYVIEFENGLKIYHAGDTNVFGDMHIIRQLYEPEICMLPIGDLFTMSPREAAYACELLKPKAVIPMHFGTFPPLIGTPAELKKLTADLGLQVLEMKPGQTLS; this is encoded by the coding sequence ATGAAGCTGAACGGAGTCAAGCTGACCTGGCTGGGGCACTCGACCTTCAAGGTCGAGACACCCTCGGGCGACACCGTCCTCATCGATCCCTGGGTGATGGGCAATCCCATGTGCCCGCCGAGAAGCAAGAAGTTCCAGAAGATCGACACCATGCTCTGCACCCACGGCCACTTCGACCACATCGGCGACGCGGTGGAACTGGCCAAGCAGCATGACCCGACGGTGGTGGGCATCTTCGAGCTGTGCACCTGGATGCAGAAGAAAGGCGTGCAGAAGATCTCGCCCATGAACAAGGGCGGCTCGCAGACGGTGAGCAACATGCGCATCACCATGGTGCACGCCGATCATTCCTGCGGGATCCTGGATGGGGACCAGATCATCTACGGCGGCGAGGCCTGCGGGTACGTGATCGAGTTTGAGAACGGGCTGAAGATCTATCACGCAGGCGACACCAACGTCTTCGGCGACATGCACATCATCCGCCAGCTCTACGAGCCGGAGATCTGCATGTTGCCGATCGGTGACCTGTTCACCATGTCACCGAGGGAGGCTGCCTACGCCTGCGAACTGCTGAAACCGAAGGCGGTCATCCCCATGCACTTCGGGACCTTTCCGCCGCTGATTGGGACGCCGGCGGAGCTGAAGAAGCTCACGGCGGACCTGGGGCTCCAGGTGCTGGAGATGAAGCCGGGGCAGACGCTGTCGTGA
- a CDS encoding TlyA family RNA methyltransferase, with product MKVRIDKLLVERGLAPSRERAQAMILAGRVLVKEQRVEKAGTAVEEDVPIRLLGEDLRYVSRGGLKLEKALDHWKLDVNGRTCMDVGASTGGFTDCLLQHGAASVVAVDTGYGQIDSRLRNDPRVRLLEKTNARYLKPADIGESPSLLAMDVSFISATLVLPAVLATCARPLDAVILVKPQFEVGRELVGKGGIVRDEKAQQAAADKVRNAAIALGARSTDVIESPILGTEGNREFLLYARFE from the coding sequence ATGAAAGTGCGAATCGACAAGCTGCTGGTGGAACGGGGACTGGCGCCCTCGCGCGAGCGCGCGCAGGCCATGATCCTGGCTGGGCGGGTGCTGGTGAAGGAACAGAGAGTGGAGAAGGCCGGGACCGCGGTCGAAGAGGACGTTCCAATCCGTTTGCTGGGAGAGGACCTGCGCTACGTCAGCCGCGGCGGGCTGAAGCTGGAGAAGGCGCTCGACCATTGGAAGCTCGACGTCAACGGACGCACCTGCATGGACGTGGGCGCTTCGACCGGAGGATTCACCGATTGCCTGTTGCAACACGGCGCGGCGAGCGTTGTCGCCGTGGATACCGGTTACGGCCAGATCGACTCTCGTCTTCGCAACGACCCGCGCGTGCGCCTGCTGGAGAAAACCAATGCGCGCTATCTGAAGCCGGCAGACATCGGCGAATCTCCGAGCTTGCTTGCCATGGACGTGTCATTCATCTCTGCTACACTCGTGCTTCCCGCGGTGCTGGCCACCTGTGCACGCCCGCTGGACGCGGTCATCCTGGTGAAACCGCAGTTCGAAGTCGGACGCGAGCTGGTCGGCAAGGGCGGGATCGTCCGCGACGAGAAAGCGCAGCAGGCCGCGGCGGACAAGGTCCGAAACGCCGCGATAGCGCTCGGCGCCAGATCGACCGACGTGATCGAGTCGCCGATCCTGGGCACGGAAGGGAACCGCGAGTTCCTGTTGTACGCAAGATTCGAATGA
- a CDS encoding glutaredoxin family protein translates to MGDREVILYSRKGCHLCQIVKETLHKCHRRGGFTWREVDVDSDPDLHRRFTDEVPVVFIDGKKAFKYRMEERDFLRRLSS, encoded by the coding sequence ATGGGGGATCGCGAGGTTATTCTCTATTCGCGCAAAGGATGCCACCTCTGCCAGATCGTGAAGGAGACGCTGCACAAGTGTCACCGCCGCGGCGGCTTCACCTGGCGCGAAGTCGACGTGGACTCCGACCCCGATCTGCACCGCCGCTTCACCGACGAAGTCCCGGTCGTCTTCATCGACGGGAAGAAGGCCTTCAAGTACCGCATGGAAGAACGCGACTTTCTGCGTCGCCTCTCCTCCTGA
- the lysA gene encoding diaminopimelate decarboxylase, with the protein MRPPGFTYKKDLAHCEHVPLPRLAEKYGTPLYVYSATTLRERYGTFDKAFGSLPHTICYSVKANSNLGILRLMAKLGSGFDVVSGGELARAQRVSKRAPVVFSGVGKTAGEMDAALRAGILMFNVESEGELDLLAQRAAKLKKSARFALRVNPDVSAETHPYISTGLREHKFGVAMGEARALYARAAQEKWLEVAGVSVHIGSQITDMEPFEATMERVAELVWALTSDGHHIRYADAGGGLGISYHHPDDLPRRARAYAKAITKPLRKLGVHLILEPGRAIVGPAGALLTRVLYVKHNGDHKFAIVDAAMNDLLRPSLYGAYHQIAPVVADDRRPVTDDWDIVGPVCETGDFLARDRELPALEPGELLLVLDTGAYGMSLASNYNSRPRPAEVLVNGSKVTVIRKRETIRDLMGQER; encoded by the coding sequence GTGCGTCCCCCGGGCTTTACCTACAAGAAGGACCTCGCCCACTGCGAGCACGTTCCGCTGCCTCGGCTTGCCGAGAAGTACGGCACGCCGCTCTACGTGTACTCGGCAACCACGCTCCGGGAGCGGTACGGCACCTTCGACAAAGCTTTCGGCAGCTTGCCGCACACTATCTGCTACTCGGTCAAAGCCAACTCGAACCTCGGGATCCTGCGCCTGATGGCGAAATTGGGATCGGGCTTTGACGTCGTCTCAGGCGGAGAGTTGGCACGTGCCCAAAGAGTCAGCAAGCGCGCCCCGGTGGTCTTTTCAGGAGTCGGAAAAACGGCCGGCGAAATGGACGCCGCTCTGCGCGCCGGCATCCTGATGTTCAATGTGGAGAGCGAGGGCGAACTGGATCTGCTCGCCCAGCGGGCCGCCAAGCTGAAGAAATCGGCGCGCTTCGCGCTGCGGGTGAATCCCGACGTCTCCGCCGAGACCCATCCTTACATCTCCACCGGCCTGCGCGAGCACAAATTCGGCGTGGCCATGGGCGAAGCGCGCGCGCTGTACGCCCGCGCTGCGCAAGAGAAGTGGCTCGAGGTCGCAGGCGTCAGCGTCCACATCGGCTCGCAGATCACCGATATGGAGCCCTTCGAAGCGACCATGGAGCGGGTCGCCGAGTTGGTGTGGGCTCTTACCTCCGACGGCCACCATATCCGCTACGCGGACGCTGGAGGCGGCCTCGGCATCTCCTATCACCATCCCGACGATCTTCCCCGCCGCGCACGCGCCTACGCCAAGGCGATCACAAAGCCGCTGCGCAAGCTGGGCGTGCACCTGATCCTCGAGCCCGGGCGCGCCATCGTCGGCCCCGCCGGCGCTCTCCTCACCCGTGTCCTGTACGTGAAGCACAACGGCGACCACAAGTTCGCCATCGTGGATGCCGCCATGAACGATCTCCTCCGCCCGTCCCTCTATGGCGCATATCACCAGATCGCGCCCGTCGTCGCTGACGACCGCCGGCCGGTCACTGACGACTGGGATATCGTTGGCCCCGTCTGCGAGACCGGAGACTTCCTTGCCCGCGACCGCGAATTGCCCGCCCTCGAGCCCGGCGAACTGCTGCTGGTCCTCGACACGGGCGCCTACGGCATGTCCCTGGCTTCGAATTACAACTCCCGCCCCCGCCCCGCGGAGGTCCTGGTGAACGGCTCCAAGGTCACCGTCATCCGCAAGCGTGAAACCATTCGTGATCTGATGGGGCAGGAGCGTTAG